One genomic window of Melitaea cinxia chromosome 10, ilMelCinx1.1, whole genome shotgun sequence includes the following:
- the LOC123657388 gene encoding peptidyl-tRNA hydrolase ICT1, mitochondrial — translation MAFMPIRMHVMRLIGQKGQYSILLQRSMAYKSAISLETLYPNSSLKLTTPSFSSNSDEKFTGYIPIEKLDIKYSASSGPGGQNVNKVHTKVDLRFKLDEADWIPQEIREKMLEIHGRKLTKEGFFILRSDVTRSQQLNLADCLQKLRNIIREAAVTKKQPAPETEERIRQRHLKAARLRVAVKREDALKRAMRKPPTVVDL, via the exons ATGGCTTTTATGCCAATACGGATGCATGTTATGCGTTTAATTGGACAAAAGGGCCAGTATTCCATATTATTGCAAAGGTCTATGGCTTATAAAAGCGCAATTTCCTTGGAAACTTTGTACCCCAATAGTTCTCTGAAACTAACAACTCCTTCCttt TCTTCAAATTCAGATGAGAAATTCACGGGATATATACCAATTGAGAAGTTGGACATCAAATACAGTGCGAGTTCGGGTCCTGGGGGCCAAAATGTGAATAAG gtACACACAAAAGTAGATCTAAGATTCAAACTCGACGAGGCAGATTGGATTCCTCAAGAGATCAGAGAGAAGATGTTGGAAATT CATGGTAGAAAACTGACAAAGGAAGGTTTCTTCATCCTCCGCTCGGATGTAACCCGCTCCCAGCAGCTGAACCTGGCCGACTGCCTGCAGAAACTTAGGAATATCATAAGAGAAGCTGCCGTCACCAAGAAACAACCAGCACCAGAAACGGAAGAAAGGATAAGGCAAAG acaTTTAAAGGCGGCACGATTGCGTGTTGCTGTCAAACGTGAAGATGCGTTGAAGCGCGCCATGAGGAAGCCGCCAACTGTCGTAGACTTatga
- the LOC123657492 gene encoding clusterin-associated protein 1, producing MSYRDLRNFSEAMRALGFPHQISLDSFRNPNWDLVESCLKWLAERIEPDASLAGGKESVEQRVAMVTHAVELFHSRANLKLNGKKIYGADGWAVRELLKVATLLRSALETPNQDDSFNDSNPLMYDITSRVGEIKQARSLATDITAQGAFLYDLLAKEPENKDQRDKALSRQLDMSSLEAALNRAVESLAGQVAAVREQIDNVASSEAALDAKLERRRAELQRAEKRLHTVQKIKPAYQGELTNLEGEIEQLWDQYVLRYRCVEALKHQLSLLETAQAEAAEEQQAAIMQLIHKYEAEDVLGKLSESDDLDSSDEGKESSKAPRPATRPRTRLRIKTAGTGPDARQAFGSMQTRESLEDLDGSSSDTDLSDEQIYGSGGGRWSRPRPATRTIAGADDYADLIQRPAAETAPRSAGSLASSSESELRLASAMPGRASALSDNEF from the exons atgtcTTACAGGGATTTAAGAA ATTTCAGCGAAGCGATGCGAGCTCTTGGTTTTCCTCATCAGATATCTTTGGACAGTTTTCGCAACCCTAACTGGGACCTGGTCGAGTCCTGTCTAAAATGGCTTGCGGAGAGAATTGAACCGGACGCCTCGCTGGCTGGCGGCAAGGAATCCGTTGAACAGAGGGTTGCTATGGTCACCCATGCTGTAGAATTGTTT caTTCTCGAGCAAATCTCAAACTAAACGGTAAAAAGATCTATGGCGCAGACGGTTGGGCTGTGCGTGAACTTCTCAAAGTGGCAACTCTCTTACGATCGGCCCTCGAGACGCCCAATCAAGATGATAGTTTCAATGATTCCAATCCACTGATGTATGATATTACTAGCCGG GTGGGTGAAATAAAGCAAGCTCGAAGTTTGGCCACAGACATCACCGCTCAAGGAGCATTTCTATACGATCTGTTGGCTAAGGAGCCTGAAAATAAG GACCAACGTGACAAGGCACTATCTCGTCAACTGGACATGTCCTCATTAGAGGCAGCTCTCAATCGCGCTGTCGAATCACTGGCTGGTCAAGTGGCAGCTGTTAGAGAGCAGATAGACAATGTGGCCTCCAGTGAGGCAGCCTTAGACGCGAAGTTGGAAAGACGGAGAGCTGAATTGCAAAGGGCAGAGAAAAGACTGCACACGGTGCAGAAGATCAA ACCTGCGTATCAAGGCGAGCTGACAAACCTGGAGGGTGAGATAGAACAGCTATGGGACCAGTACGTTCTCCGCTACCGCTGTGTCGAAGCGCTCAAACACCAGCTCAGTCTGCTGGAAACTGCTCAGGCAGAG GCTGCTGAGGAACAGCAGGCGGCGATTATGCAGTTGATTCACAAATATGAAGCCGAGGATGTCCTCGGGAAACTGAGCGAATCTG ACGATTTGGACTCCAGTGACGAAGGAAAGGAATCTTCGAAGGCGCCCCGTCCGGCGACCAGACCTCGGACAAGACTCCGCATTAAGACGGCTG GCACAGGTCCGGATGCGAGGCAGGCGTTTGGTAGCATGCAAACACGCGAATCGTTAGAAGACCTCGACGGCTCCAGCTCCGATACTGACTTATCAGATGAGCAGATTTATG GTTCTGGCGGTGGTCGCTGGTCTCGTCCCCGACCTGCCACACGTACCATCGCCGGTGCTGATGACTACGCAGACCTCATACAGC GCCCGGCCGCAGAGACGGCGCCCCGCTCGGCGGGCTCGCTGGCCAGCTCCTCCGAGAGCGAGCTGCGGCTGGCCAGCGCGATGCCCGGCCGTGCCTCCGCGCTCAGCGACAACGAGTTCTAG